The following proteins come from a genomic window of Larimichthys crocea isolate SSNF chromosome XV, L_crocea_2.0, whole genome shotgun sequence:
- the pnpla1 gene encoding 1-acylglycerol-3-phosphate O-acyltransferase Pnpla3, whose product MAPGVSSYHYREVPPSFSFSGSGFLATYQLGVAQGFLNHAPWILRTAPCVLGASAGSLVAAAVVCEMSLTTIRDEMLHFAKQVKAFTLGPFNPSINVFHWLELILHKHLPSDAHQLASGRLAVAMTRLTDSKLIIMSDFHSKEDVVQALLCSCFVPGYCGMAPPTFKGEHYVDGGFSSMVPKLPIPCSHILTVSPFSGEIDICPADTPSMWNMVVSGTTLKGNIANSFRVINALYPIDLETLEQAYDSGYKDAIHFLLSNDLVPHFMIDKVPQGQLNYNQTKTWIHLESNTEKEEEMKVDKETITLTSFADSTCMQTDSCTEHKLTGDRPIKDPRLYYFDMVKKVLLGNMGTYLSMFGLTTRILFYLLLPIMLSFYAIHRSSHRLELLFRQAPTLLFWVWHGLRHITSFFLNTFVCTLVKNMKDWIMPIILLLEYVKIQAQYEAPQWQKHATSRNEFPSSAHSEDIRHGSLHRQFITPSRDCKKTK is encoded by the exons ATGGCTCCAGGAGTTTCCAGTTATCATTATCGTGAagttcctccttccttctctttctctggatCTGGATTCCTGGCCACCTACCAGTTAGGTGTTGCCCAGGGCTTTTTAAATCATGCACCCTGGATACTGCGGACAGCACCTTGTGTCCTGGGTGCATCTGCTGGGTCCTTGGTAGCAGCTGCTGTAGTATGTGAAATGAGCCTGA CTACTATCCGGGATGAAATGCTACATTTTGCCAAACAGGTTAAGGCTTTTACACTTGGACCATTTAACCCCTCAATCAATGTTTTCCACTGGTTAGAGTTAATTTTACACAAACATCTTCCGTCTGATGCGCACCAACTGGCCAGTGGGCGTCTAGCTGTGGCTATGACCCGCCTGACTGATAGTAAGCTCATTATCATGTCTGACTTCCACTCCAAAGAGGATGTAGTACAG GCTTTGCTGTGTAGCTGCTTTGTGCCAGGGTACTGCGGTATGGCGCCTCCAACCTTCAAAGGAGAA CATTATGTAGATGGGGGTTTCAGCAGCATGGTGCCAAAATTGCCTATACCGTGCAGTCACATCTTGACGGTGTCTCCATTCTCTGGAGAGATAGACATCTGTCCTGCCGACACACCTTCCATGTGGAACATGGTAGTGAGTGGAACAACCTTGAAGGGCAACATTGCTAACAGCTTCAGGGTCATCAATGCTCTCTACCCCATTGATCTGGAG aCTCTGGAACAAGCCTACGACAGCGGCTACAAAGATGCTATTCATTTCCTTCTGAGCAATG ATCTTGTCCCACATTTTATGATAGACAAAGTACCCCAAGGGCAACTTAACTATAACCAAACTAAAACGTGGATCCACCTGGAGagcaacacagagaaagaggaagagatgaaggTGGACAAAGAGACCATTACACTGACATCGTTTGCAGACAGTAcatgcatgcagacagacagctgtacTGAGCACAAATTGACTGGAGATCGGCCAATTAAAGACCCTCGTCTTTACTATTTTGACATGGTTAAGAAAG TTCTTCTGGGCAACATGGGGACTTATCTGAGCATGTTTGGACTCACTACAAGAATCTTATTCTACCTGCTTCTTCCTATCATGCTGTCATTTTACGCCATACACCGAAGTAGTCACAg gCTGGAGTTGTTGTTCAGACAGGCACCCACGTTGCTGTTCTGGGTGTGGCATGGCCTCAGACACATTACATCCTTCTTTCTCAACACATTTGTCTGCACCCTTGTGAAGAACATGAAGGACTG GATTATGCCAATCATCCTGCTGTTGGAGTATGTGAAAATTCAAGCACAATATGAAGCTCCACAATGGCAGAAGCACGCAACATCTCGCAATGAGTTTCCCTCTTCTGCTCATTCAGAAGATATCAGGCATGGGAGTCTGCACAGACAGTTCATCACTCCATCACGagattgcaaaaaaacaaaataa
- the etv7 gene encoding transcription factor ETV7: MENISPSPLVKQENRANSPTSIIHGGQVNIPLSVHHSPPQQLPLVNPPSQEDLWHLPGRLRINPSLWDKEDVAHWLHWAQKEYSLRRPEKGHFEMNGRALCLLTKEDFRRRCPSSGDVLYEILQCVKQQRRSVVCDPPNTSPSLVTGNIQSPISYQIPPQSVKEPQPATVSDSQVSAAVVTTVANQPEPTSPLRDHPMILYAFHVPVAHTNGSAVVSTLPNNQVQCPPQTESVIQEPLNLSSREKPRSPLHKANGRIPECRLLWDYVYQLLCDDRYQEYIRWEDQDSLVFRVVDPNGLARLWGNHKNRDNMTYEKMSRALRHYYKLNIIKKERGQKLLFRFLKLPQDNRKPMVDPAESPEYTPPQDQDFVDSSPAHEFSEDHFEVSPDRASPQPPP, from the exons ATGGAGAACATTTCCCCGTCACCTTTGGTCAAG CAAGAAAACAGAGCAAACAGCCCTACATCCATAATTCATGGAGGTCAAGTCAACATTCCTCTTAGTGTGCATCACTCCCCCCCTCAGCAGCTTCCTTTGGTCAATCCTCCCTCTCAGGAAGATCTGTGGCATCTACCTGGACGGCTGC GAATAAACCCATCTCTGTGGGATAAGGAGGATGTTGCCCACTGGCTCCACTGGGCTCAGAAGGAGTACTCACTGCGCCGGCCCGAAAAAGGCCACTTTGAGATGAACGGCCGagcactgtgcctgctcaccAAGGAAGACTTCAGACGCCGCTGTCCCAGCTCAG GTGATGTTCTTTATGAGATCCTACAGTGTGTAAAACAGCAAAGGAGGAGTGTTGTCTGTGACCCTCCAAACACATCTCCCTCCCTGGTAACTGGGAACATCCAGAGCCCAATCAGCTACCAGATACCACCTCAGAGTGTCAAAGAGCCCCAGCCTGCCACTGTCAGTGACAGCCAGG TGTCTGCAGCTGTTGTAACCACTGTCGCCAACCAGCCAGAGCCCACATCACCTCTCAGAGATCATCCCATGATCCTTTATGCGTTCCATGTTCCAGTCGCACATACGA atGGATCAGCAGTTGTCTCTACGTTGCCCAACAATCAAGTTCAGTGTCCTCCCCAAACAGAGAGCGTTATCCAGGAGCCGCTCAACCTTTCCAGCCGAGAGAAGCCAAGGAGCCCTCTGCATAAAGCCAACGGTCGCATCCCAG AGTGCAGACTGCTGTGGGACTATGTATATCAGCTACTGTGTGACGACCGCTACCAAGAATACATCCGATGGGAAGACCAGGACAGCCTGGTGTTCAGGGTGGTTGACCCTAACGGACTGGCACGTCTCTGGGGAAACCACAAG AACCGAGACAATATGACCTATGAGAAAATGTCCCGTGCTTTGCGGCACTACTACAAGCTGAACATCATCAAGAAGGAGCGAGGACAAAAACTCCTTTTCAG GTTTCTGAAACTCCCACAGGACAACAGGAAACCAATGGTTGACCCTGCAGAGTCCCCAGAATACACTCCACCTCAGGACCAGGACTTTGTAGACAGCAGTCCTGCACATGAGTTCAGTGAGGACCATTTTGAGGTTTCCCCTGATCGTGCTTCTCCACAGCCTCCTCCATAG
- the zgc:194242 gene encoding uncharacterized protein zgc:194242 isoform X1 gives MDKVQLRSTLKTLLKVMWAEKLGKQLGLPTRSVAGWLVSKFLTARNQVLEENAVQLSGIQPGDTVLELGHGPGLGLQAAAKLLTEPTGRLIGVDYSEYMHQMASERLKELVVSGKVTLHHCDVAAMPLADSTVDKVFHCNCYYFWPDLRKGATEIHRVMKPGGLMVTTLRLFHVATMAAKRVMPGENWHPEVYMAALRDSGFTDVRMEDIQGKKITFQAIYATAWK, from the exons ATGGACAAAGTCCAACTCAGAAGTACACTGAAAACACTATTAAAAG TGATGTGGGCTGAAAAATTGGGAAAACAGTTGGGCCTCCCGACACGATCAGTGGCAGGGTGGCTGGTCAGTAAGTTCCTCACAGCACGCAACCAGGTTCTTGAGGAAAATGCTGTACAGCTGAGTGGAATCCAACCTGGAGATACAGTGCTGGAGCTAGGACACGGTCCAGGACTCGGCCTGCAGGCAGCAGCCAAACTGCTCACAGAGCCCACAGGCCGCCTTATAGGGGTAGATTACTCAGAGTACATGCATCAG ATGGCAAGCGAGCGACTGAAGGAACTTGTGGTCAGTGGGAAAGTGACTCTTCATCACTGTGATGTAGCAGCAATGCCTCTGGCTGACAGCACTGTGGATAAAGTATTTCATTGTAACTGCTACTACTTCTGGCCAGATCTCAGGAAGGGAGCCACAGAGATACACCGTGTCATGAAACCAG GAGGCCTGATGGTGACCACGCTGAGGTTGTTCCATGTTGCTACAATGGCAGCAAAGCGAGTGATGCCAGGGGAGAACTGGCACCCGGAGGTCTACATGGCAGCTCTGAGAGACTCTGGCTTCACTGATGTCAGAATGGAAGACATACAAGGCAAAAAGATTACTTTTCAGGCTATCTATGCCACTGCCTGGAAAtga
- the zgc:194242 gene encoding uncharacterized protein zgc:194242 isoform X2 produces the protein MWAEKLGKQLGLPTRSVAGWLVSKFLTARNQVLEENAVQLSGIQPGDTVLELGHGPGLGLQAAAKLLTEPTGRLIGVDYSEYMHQMASERLKELVVSGKVTLHHCDVAAMPLADSTVDKVFHCNCYYFWPDLRKGATEIHRVMKPGGLMVTTLRLFHVATMAAKRVMPGENWHPEVYMAALRDSGFTDVRMEDIQGKKITFQAIYATAWK, from the exons ATGTGGGCTGAAAAATTGGGAAAACAGTTGGGCCTCCCGACACGATCAGTGGCAGGGTGGCTGGTCAGTAAGTTCCTCACAGCACGCAACCAGGTTCTTGAGGAAAATGCTGTACAGCTGAGTGGAATCCAACCTGGAGATACAGTGCTGGAGCTAGGACACGGTCCAGGACTCGGCCTGCAGGCAGCAGCCAAACTGCTCACAGAGCCCACAGGCCGCCTTATAGGGGTAGATTACTCAGAGTACATGCATCAG ATGGCAAGCGAGCGACTGAAGGAACTTGTGGTCAGTGGGAAAGTGACTCTTCATCACTGTGATGTAGCAGCAATGCCTCTGGCTGACAGCACTGTGGATAAAGTATTTCATTGTAACTGCTACTACTTCTGGCCAGATCTCAGGAAGGGAGCCACAGAGATACACCGTGTCATGAAACCAG GAGGCCTGATGGTGACCACGCTGAGGTTGTTCCATGTTGCTACAATGGCAGCAAAGCGAGTGATGCCAGGGGAGAACTGGCACCCGGAGGTCTACATGGCAGCTCTGAGAGACTCTGGCTTCACTGATGTCAGAATGGAAGACATACAAGGCAAAAAGATTACTTTTCAGGCTATCTATGCCACTGCCTGGAAAtga
- the ube2t gene encoding ubiquitin-conjugating enzyme E2 T, with amino-acid sequence MQRASRLKRELQMLSTEPPPGITCWQTEEKIDDLQAQIVGGTETPYEGGLFSLEIKVPERYPFEPPKIRFLTPIYHPNIDTSGRICHDALKLPPKGAWRPSLNISTVLTSIQLLMAEPNPDDPLMADISSEFKYNKPLFAEKAKKWTQEHAVQKNMGVVDGNKENTPGQKASSRKREAFGAQQHAEEPAKKTCL; translated from the exons ATGCAGAGGGCCTCCCGTTTAAAGCGTGAACTTCAGATGCTGAGCACCGAGCCACCTCCAGGGATAACATGCTGGCAGACCGAGGAGAAGATAGACGACCTCCAGGCGC AGATCGTGGGCGGAACAGAGACTCCATATGAAGGTGGACTCTTCTCCTTAGAGATCAAGGTCCCAGAGAG GTACCCATTCGAGCCTCCTAAAATACGATTCTTGACCCCCATCTACCACCCAAACATTGACACTTCAGGACGTATCTGCCATGACGCTCTCAAACTCCCACCAAAG GGTGCCTGGAGGCCATCACTAAACATCTCCACGGTCCTCACCTCCATTCAGCTGCTCATGGCTGAGCCCAATCCAGATGACCCACTTATGGCTGACATT TCATCAGAGTTCAAATACAACAAACCGTTGTTCGCGGAGAAGGCCAAGAAGTGGACACAAGAACATGCTGTTCAGAAGAACATG GGAGTTGtggatggaaataaagaaaatactcCAGGTCAGAAAGCTTCATCCCGCAAAAGAGAAGCCTTCGGTGCACAGCAGCATGCGGAGGAGCCAGCAAAGAAAACCTGTCTGTAG